In a single window of the Acinetobacter tibetensis genome:
- a CDS encoding YegP family protein, whose protein sequence is MSGWFELSQAKDGQYRFVLKAGNGEVILTSELYKAKASAHVGIESVHKNSADDSRYERLTASNGKPYFNLKAANHQVIGTSQFYSSEQSRDKGIESVKNNGSSITIKDLTV, encoded by the coding sequence ATGTCTGGATGGTTTGAGCTGAGTCAAGCAAAAGATGGGCAATATCGCTTTGTGCTCAAAGCGGGTAATGGGGAAGTAATTTTAACCAGTGAGCTGTACAAAGCAAAAGCCTCGGCGCACGTGGGAATAGAATCCGTTCATAAAAATAGTGCAGATGACAGTCGTTATGAGCGTTTAACCGCCAGTAATGGCAAGCCGTATTTTAATTTAAAAGCAGCCAACCATCAGGTGATTGGTACCAGTCAGTTTTACTCTTCCGAACAATCACGCGATAAGGGAATTGAGTCAGTCAAAAATAATGGCTCATCCATCACAATTAAAGATTTAACGGTGTAA
- a CDS encoding 5-carboxymethyl-2-hydroxymuconate Delta-isomerase produces MPHIHLEYSDNLENFHSQSVLMGLNQALFATGHVQVATDIKSRAICQSDYLIGLGESNQAYVHVKVSLLSGRDIATKTEISNQLLLALQQLLPKQMHLTVQLCVEIIEMEAAFYGKTVVVPTSVT; encoded by the coding sequence ATGCCGCATATTCATTTGGAATATTCTGACAATTTAGAAAACTTTCATTCTCAATCTGTTTTAATGGGCTTAAATCAGGCTTTGTTTGCTACGGGCCATGTACAAGTTGCTACAGATATTAAAAGCCGAGCAATTTGTCAAAGTGATTATTTGATTGGTTTAGGTGAATCGAATCAAGCCTATGTACATGTCAAGGTTTCTTTGCTTTCAGGGCGAGATATAGCTACAAAAACAGAAATTTCCAATCAATTACTTCTAGCTTTACAGCAGTTATTACCCAAGCAAATGCATTTGACGGTACAACTGTGTGTGGAAATTATTGAAATGGAAGCCGCTTTTTACGGTAAAACCGTGGTTGTACCTACATCAGTGACGTGA
- a CDS encoding tRNA dihydrouridine synthase translates to MKLILAPMEGLTDPIMRDVLTSVGSFDWCVTEFIRVTNSVLPDHIFHQFCPELLNDGKTASGTPVHVQFLGNDPEMLAANAIRAVALGAPAIDMNFGCPAKTVNRHRGGSVLLDEPEVVHELVKAVRDAVPSHIPVSAKMRLGYMDRNFMLENAHAIEDAGAAWVTVHARTKADGYTPPAFWDQLQPIREALKINVIANGEIWTNADAKQCRLESGCEDLMIGRGAVTTPDLTQCIRQNSDTALLSWNDLLALQIRFINGPAKTEIGMLGRYKQWLGMMSKHYPEAKLLWDEVKRIKQLHEIVEKLEATVL, encoded by the coding sequence GTGAAACTCATCCTTGCACCCATGGAAGGCTTAACTGACCCGATTATGCGTGATGTCTTAACATCCGTCGGCAGCTTCGACTGGTGTGTAACCGAGTTTATTCGTGTCACCAACTCTGTTTTACCTGATCATATTTTTCATCAGTTTTGCCCTGAATTACTCAACGATGGGAAAACAGCTTCGGGCACCCCCGTACACGTGCAGTTTTTAGGTAATGATCCTGAAATGTTGGCAGCCAATGCCATTCGTGCTGTTGCACTTGGTGCACCTGCTATCGATATGAACTTTGGATGCCCCGCAAAAACTGTCAATCGTCATCGTGGCGGTTCGGTATTGTTAGATGAACCTGAAGTCGTGCACGAGTTAGTCAAAGCTGTGCGTGATGCAGTGCCTTCGCATATTCCTGTATCGGCCAAAATGCGCTTGGGCTATATGGATCGAAACTTTATGCTGGAAAATGCCCATGCAATTGAAGATGCGGGCGCAGCTTGGGTAACGGTACATGCCCGTACCAAAGCAGATGGCTATACCCCACCTGCGTTTTGGGATCAGTTACAACCGATTCGTGAAGCATTGAAAATTAATGTGATTGCCAATGGTGAAATCTGGACCAATGCCGATGCTAAACAATGTCGCTTAGAGTCGGGTTGTGAAGATTTGATGATAGGTCGTGGTGCTGTAACGACTCCCGATTTAACTCAATGCATCCGCCAAAACTCAGATACAGCTTTGTTGAGTTGGAATGATTTATTGGCTTTGCAAATTCGCTTTATTAACGGCCCAGCCAAAACTGAAATTGGTATGCTTGGACGTTATAAACAATGGTTAGGCATGATGTCTAAGCATTATCCTGAAGCGAAATTACTTTGGGATGAAGTAAAACGTATTAAACAATTGCATGAAATTGTAGAAAAATTAGAAGCAACTGTGCTTTAA
- a CDS encoding cytochrome C assembly family protein, whose amino-acid sequence MISLPLAYTILALIAYTTSFWYLFLHLMSKREPNHWFIGVILGLGLLLHAGVLCHDMLTPLGVNYDVFVLMSFTSGLMLLLSLIFSTYRPILALNLIGIPVAATGLILGFAFSKPDQFIEQHSVSLDIHIILSLSAYAVLLMATIQAVILWFQNRELKNKQKKRIWVNLLPSFQAMESLLFDLIQTGFILLTTALVFGFFTIEDFFAQHLAHKTAFSIISWFVYGSLLIGHYKFGWRGQKAIRFTLIGFFLLAVGFIGSKFVLEMILGR is encoded by the coding sequence ATGATTAGTCTTCCCTTGGCTTATACCATTTTGGCTTTAATTGCCTATACCACCTCCTTTTGGTATTTATTCCTGCATTTAATGTCGAAACGTGAACCAAACCATTGGTTTATTGGCGTAATTTTGGGTTTAGGGCTGCTGCTGCATGCAGGGGTGCTTTGCCATGACATGCTTACGCCACTTGGGGTCAATTATGATGTTTTTGTGCTCATGTCCTTTACCTCAGGTTTAATGCTACTACTGAGTTTAATTTTTAGTACTTATCGCCCGATTCTGGCATTAAATTTAATTGGTATTCCTGTCGCTGCGACAGGGCTGATTTTAGGCTTCGCCTTTAGTAAGCCTGATCAATTTATTGAACAACACTCAGTCAGTTTAGATATTCATATTATTTTGTCTTTATCGGCCTATGCTGTTTTGCTAATGGCAACCATTCAGGCGGTAATTTTATGGTTCCAAAACCGTGAGCTGAAAAACAAACAAAAGAAGCGTATTTGGGTTAATTTGCTTCCCTCTTTTCAAGCGATGGAATCGTTATTGTTTGATTTAATTCAAACAGGCTTTATTTTACTGACTACAGCATTAGTGTTTGGTTTCTTTACCATTGAAGATTTCTTTGCCCAACACTTAGCCCACAAAACCGCGTTCAGTATTATTTCATGGTTTGTCTATGGTTCACTGTTGATTGGGCACTACAAATTTGGTTGGCGCGGGCAAAAAGCCATTCGCTTTACCCTGATCGGCTTCTTCCTTTTAGCCGTTGGTTTTATTGGTTCTAAGTTTGTACTGGAAATGATTTTAGGAAGATAA
- the blaMCA gene encoding MCA family class C beta-lactamase codes for MVFNQKYFFQASLITMVIGFGMNLHASEVSQNEKNIEKVVTQSFKPLMDEYGVAGMAIGVIYNGKSYEKYYGVRSKDTNKSVNSQTLFELGSLSKTFTAISGTYANHQGKISFNDHPSKYVPALKNSEIDKVNLLELLTYTSGNLPLQFPDNIKTDKQILEYFKNCKVKNPPGTYREYSNPSIGLFGYLTAKSMNVPFSSLLEKTVFPKLNLKHTYVNVPEAQKMNYAFGYDENNKPIQVNPGPLSDEAYGVKSTLPDMLKFVNSNLNVDTNSPVMKKAILDTHKGYFKVADSGMTQALGWEMFSYPTTSEILQASNSKQILLGSNPVVKELSQPKSKVFHKTGSTNGFGAYVLFIPEEGFGLVMLMNKKIPNVDRIKAAYNVFETLKDN; via the coding sequence ATGGTTTTTAATCAAAAATATTTTTTTCAAGCAAGCCTTATTACCATGGTTATAGGTTTTGGTATGAATTTACATGCAAGTGAAGTCAGTCAAAATGAGAAAAATATTGAAAAAGTTGTTACCCAATCATTTAAGCCACTTATGGATGAGTACGGTGTAGCTGGTATGGCTATAGGTGTAATTTACAACGGTAAAAGTTATGAAAAATATTATGGTGTCCGATCTAAAGATACAAATAAAAGCGTAAATAGTCAGACACTTTTTGAGTTAGGTTCTTTAAGTAAAACTTTTACTGCTATTTCAGGAACATATGCTAATCATCAAGGTAAAATATCGTTCAACGATCATCCTAGTAAATACGTCCCTGCTTTAAAAAATTCAGAAATTGATAAGGTAAATTTATTAGAGTTATTAACGTATACAAGTGGCAATTTGCCATTACAATTTCCAGATAATATCAAAACTGATAAGCAAATATTAGAGTATTTCAAAAATTGTAAAGTAAAGAATCCTCCGGGTACTTATCGTGAATACTCAAATCCAAGTATAGGACTTTTTGGGTATCTAACTGCAAAATCGATGAATGTTCCTTTCTCTTCATTATTAGAGAAGACTGTTTTTCCTAAACTTAATTTGAAACATACATACGTCAATGTTCCAGAAGCACAAAAAATGAACTATGCTTTTGGTTATGATGAAAATAACAAGCCAATTCAGGTTAATCCTGGTCCATTGTCGGATGAGGCATATGGCGTTAAATCAACACTCCCAGATATGCTTAAGTTTGTAAATTCGAATCTTAATGTAGATACAAATAGCCCTGTTATGAAAAAAGCTATATTGGATACACACAAAGGATATTTTAAAGTTGCTGATAGCGGTATGACACAAGCACTTGGATGGGAAATGTTTTCTTATCCCACTACTTCTGAAATTCTGCAGGCTAGTAATTCAAAACAAATCTTATTGGGCTCAAATCCTGTTGTAAAAGAATTATCGCAACCCAAATCTAAAGTTTTTCATAAAACAGGTTCGACCAATGGCTTTGGGGCGTATGTTTTATTTATTCCAGAAGAAGGATTTGGATTGGTTATGTTAATGAATAAAAAGATACCAAATGTAGATCGTATTAAGGCTGCATATAATGTTTTTGAGACATTGAAAGATAATTAA
- the ffh gene encoding signal recognition particle protein has product MFDTLTERLTQSLRNVTGSGQLTEDNIKDTLREVRMALLEADVALPVTREFIAKVKEEALGQEVMTQLSPGQAFVKIVYNELTKMMGEANESLDLAAKPPVVILLAGLQGAGKTTTAAKLARFLQERQKKKVAMVSADVYRPAAIKQLQTVAGEVGAIFFESNANEKPIDIANRAIEQAKIQFADVLIVDTAGRLHVDDDMMDEIKELHAAIKPTETLFVVDAMTGQDAANTAKAFNDALPLTGVILTKTDGDARGGAALSVRAITGKPIKFLGMGEKLDALEPFHPERVAQRILGMGDVLSLVEEVERKIDKEKAEKMAKKLQKGGSFNFEDMLMQFEQMNKMGGMMGFLDKLPGMSNSGIQDAIAQANPEKQVKKMEAIIQSMTIKERRNPDLMNPSRKKRIAAGCGMDVVEVNKLIKQHAQMAKMMKKFANPSGMAKMMRSLGGLQKQFGGGGGMGPLFGNNDQKK; this is encoded by the coding sequence ATGTTTGATACCTTAACAGAACGACTCACGCAGAGTTTAAGAAATGTTACTGGCTCAGGGCAGCTAACCGAAGATAATATTAAAGATACGTTACGTGAAGTACGTATGGCACTTCTTGAAGCCGATGTTGCGTTACCTGTAACTCGTGAATTCATCGCGAAAGTTAAGGAAGAAGCATTAGGCCAGGAAGTGATGACGCAGTTATCCCCTGGGCAAGCCTTCGTTAAAATTGTTTATAACGAATTAACCAAAATGATGGGCGAGGCCAATGAAAGCCTTGACCTCGCAGCGAAACCTCCAGTGGTTATACTTCTTGCAGGTTTGCAAGGTGCAGGTAAAACCACCACTGCGGCAAAATTAGCGCGTTTCTTACAAGAACGCCAAAAGAAAAAAGTGGCAATGGTGTCTGCCGATGTTTACCGTCCTGCGGCAATTAAGCAGTTGCAAACGGTTGCAGGTGAAGTTGGTGCGATTTTCTTTGAATCGAATGCCAATGAAAAGCCAATTGATATTGCCAATCGTGCGATTGAACAAGCCAAGATCCAATTTGCGGATGTTTTGATTGTCGATACTGCGGGTCGTTTACATGTCGATGATGACATGATGGACGAAATTAAAGAGTTACACGCTGCGATTAAGCCGACTGAAACCTTATTCGTGGTTGATGCCATGACAGGTCAGGATGCGGCAAACACTGCAAAAGCCTTTAATGATGCTTTACCGCTTACAGGCGTGATTTTAACCAAAACCGATGGTGATGCCCGCGGTGGTGCAGCACTTTCGGTTCGCGCAATTACCGGTAAGCCAATTAAATTCTTGGGTATGGGCGAAAAGCTCGATGCCTTAGAGCCATTCCATCCTGAGCGTGTTGCACAACGTATTTTGGGTATGGGTGACGTACTTTCTTTAGTCGAAGAAGTTGAACGCAAAATCGACAAAGAAAAAGCCGAAAAAATGGCGAAAAAATTGCAAAAAGGCGGCAGCTTCAACTTTGAAGACATGCTGATGCAATTTGAGCAAATGAACAAAATGGGCGGCATGATGGGCTTCTTGGACAAGTTGCCTGGCATGAGCAATTCAGGGATTCAAGATGCAATTGCACAAGCAAACCCTGAAAAGCAAGTGAAGAAAATGGAAGCGATTATTCAATCGATGACCATTAAAGAACGCCGTAACCCAGACTTGATGAACCCAAGCCGTAAAAAACGTATTGCGGCAGGTTGTGGTATGGATGTGGTTGAAGTGAATAAACTCATCAAACAACATGCGCAAATGGCGAAAATGATGAAGAAGTTTGCGAACCCATCGGGCATGGCGAAAATGATGCGTTCATTGGGTGGCTTGCAAAAGCAATTCGGTGGCGGTGGTGGCATGGGACCACTCTTCGGCAACAATGATCAAAAGAAATAA
- a CDS encoding YybH family protein, with translation MSIEISGDEQSAHAILLMLKQWDEAVASMDIQALADLCVEDVSLIDVSTHLTGIQAYKQLWRRYLPVKAGNIRVYREGIKLIAQPELAVLHCFSKVDQIDAIPNLEVFWCRTTICFQKVEQVWKVAHQHISMPIQLETGLPILLSEVS, from the coding sequence ATGAGCATAGAAATTTCGGGTGATGAGCAAAGTGCCCATGCCATCTTATTAATGCTGAAACAATGGGATGAAGCTGTAGCAAGCATGGATATACAAGCTTTAGCTGATCTTTGTGTCGAAGATGTAAGTTTAATTGATGTAAGTACCCATTTAACGGGTATACAAGCGTACAAACAATTGTGGAGGCGTTATCTTCCAGTGAAAGCTGGAAACATTCGTGTATATCGTGAAGGCATTAAACTTATTGCCCAGCCTGAACTCGCCGTCTTGCACTGCTTTTCAAAGGTCGATCAAATTGATGCAATTCCCAATTTAGAAGTGTTTTGGTGCCGCACCACCATATGTTTTCAGAAAGTAGAGCAAGTCTGGAAAGTGGCGCATCAGCATATTTCTATGCCAATACAACTTGAAACAGGACTGCCTATTTTACTGAGCGAAGTGAGTTAA
- a CDS encoding zinc ribbon domain-containing protein YjdM, with protein sequence MSLPNCPKCQSEYTYQDGDLLICPECSHEWKEGELNQAEEVAQIKDANGNLLVDGDTVTVIKDLKIKGSSSVVKVGTKVKNIRLLPEASDGHDIDCKVDGIGAIKLKSEYVKKV encoded by the coding sequence ATGTCTTTACCAAACTGCCCAAAATGCCAATCAGAATATACCTATCAAGATGGCGACTTATTGATTTGCCCAGAATGCTCGCACGAATGGAAAGAAGGTGAGCTGAACCAAGCAGAAGAGGTTGCTCAAATTAAGGATGCTAACGGTAATTTATTGGTTGATGGCGATACTGTGACTGTGATTAAAGATTTAAAAATTAAAGGCTCATCTTCAGTGGTTAAAGTTGGGACCAAGGTCAAGAACATTCGTTTATTGCCTGAAGCCAGCGATGGTCATGATATTGATTGCAAGGTTGACGGTATTGGGGCAATCAAACTGAAATCGGAATATGTGAAAAAAGTTTAA